From Musa acuminata AAA Group cultivar baxijiao chromosome BXJ3-8, Cavendish_Baxijiao_AAA, whole genome shotgun sequence, one genomic window encodes:
- the LOC135582816 gene encoding uncharacterized protein LOC135582816 isoform X2, translated as MFKKFSLEDISAQNQVKASVQRKIRQSIADEYPGLEPLLDDILPKKAPLIVTKCQNHLNLVVVNNVPLFFNIRDGPYMPTLRLLHQYPDIMKKFQVDRGAIKFVLSGANIMCPGLTSPGGTLDEEVLEETPVAIMAEGKQHALAIGYTKLSAKDIKTINKGIGVDNMHYLNDGLWKMERLE; from the exons ATTCTCCCTGGAGGATATATCTGCACAAAACCAAGTGAAGGCATCCGTACAACGGAAGATTCGTCAAAGCATTGCTGATGAG TACCCTGGTCTTGAACCTTTATTAGACGACATACTCCCTAAAAAGGCGCCTCTGATTGTTACAAAATG TCAAAATCATCTGAATCTTGTGGTGGTGAATAATGTGCCACTTTTTTTCAACATTCGTGATGGACCTTATATGCCAACGCTGAGGCTTCTTCATCAAT ATCCAGATATAATGAAGAAGTTTCAAGTAGACAGAGGTGCTATCAAGTTTGTCCTATCAGGTGCAAACATAATGTGTCCTGGTCTCACATCCCCTGGCGGTACATTGGATGAGGAAGTGTTGGAGGAAACACCTGTG GCCATAATGGCTGAAGGAAAGCAACATGCATTGGCTATTGGGTATACAAAACTATCAGCAAAAGACAT AAAGACTATCAACAAGGGAATTGGAGTTGATAATATGCACTATCTGAATGATGGTCTTTGGAAG ATGGAACGGTTGGAGTGA
- the LOC135644778 gene encoding large ribosomal subunit protein eL18x-like, which translates to MVLYKYPRSISTPWESERQNPRTEAPLGGAEEQRGAMGIDIVAGGRSKKARRTAPRSDDVYLKLLVKLYRFLVRRTGSKFNAVILKRLFMSKINRPPISLKRLITFMNGKDNKIAVIVGTVTDDKRVYEVPALKVTALRFTETARARILKAGGECLTFDQLALRAPLGQNTVLLRGPKNAREAVKHFGKAPGVPHSNTKPYVRSKGRKFERARGRRNSRGFRV; encoded by the exons ATGGTGCTGTATAAATACCCTCGAAGCATTTCCACCCCCTGGGAATCAGAGCGCCAAAACCCTAGAACCGAAGCGCCGCTAGGAGGAGCCGAGGAACAGCGAGGGGCAATG GGTATCGATATCGTCGCCGGCGGCCGGAGCAAGAAGGCGAGGCGCACTGCCCCGAGGTCCGACGATGTCTACCTCAAACTTCTCGTCAAG CTCTATAGGTTCTTGGTGCGGAGGACGGGGAGCAAGTTCAATGCGGTGATACTTAAGAGGCTTTTTATGAGCAAGATCAACAGGCCCCCGATCTCCCTCAAGAGGCTCATCACTTTCATGAATGGGAAG GATAATAAGATTGCTGTGATCGTTGGGACCGTGACCGACGATAAGAGAGTTTACGAGGTTCCGGCGCTCAAGGTGACGGCTCTGAGGTTTACGGAGACAGCGAGGGCTAGGATTCTCAAGGCTGGTGGGGAATGCTTGACTTTTGATCAGCTTGCTCTTCGGGCGCCTCTTGGGCAGAACACG GTACTCCTTAGGGGTCCAAAGAATGCCAGGGAAGCTGTGAAGCACTTTGGTAAAGCACCTGGTGTTCCACATAGCAACACCAAGCCTTATGTCCGATCCAAGGGAAGGAAATTTGAAAGGGCTAGAGGAAGGAGGAACAGCAGGGGTTTTAGGGTTTAA
- the LOC135582816 gene encoding uncharacterized protein LOC135582816 isoform X1 — protein MHKGSVNAAVKLRSRFSLEDISAQNQVKASVQRKIRQSIADEYPGLEPLLDDILPKKAPLIVTKCQNHLNLVVVNNVPLFFNIRDGPYMPTLRLLHQYPDIMKKFQVDRGAIKFVLSGANIMCPGLTSPGGTLDEEVLEETPVAIMAEGKQHALAIGYTKLSAKDIKTINKGIGVDNMHYLNDGLWKMERLE, from the exons ATTCTCCCTGGAGGATATATCTGCACAAAACCAAGTGAAGGCATCCGTACAACGGAAGATTCGTCAAAGCATTGCTGATGAG TACCCTGGTCTTGAACCTTTATTAGACGACATACTCCCTAAAAAGGCGCCTCTGATTGTTACAAAATG TCAAAATCATCTGAATCTTGTGGTGGTGAATAATGTGCCACTTTTTTTCAACATTCGTGATGGACCTTATATGCCAACGCTGAGGCTTCTTCATCAAT ATCCAGATATAATGAAGAAGTTTCAAGTAGACAGAGGTGCTATCAAGTTTGTCCTATCAGGTGCAAACATAATGTGTCCTGGTCTCACATCCCCTGGCGGTACATTGGATGAGGAAGTGTTGGAGGAAACACCTGTG GCCATAATGGCTGAAGGAAAGCAACATGCATTGGCTATTGGGTATACAAAACTATCAGCAAAAGACAT AAAGACTATCAACAAGGGAATTGGAGTTGATAATATGCACTATCTGAATGATGGTCTTTGGAAG ATGGAACGGTTGGAGTGA
- the LOC135644777 gene encoding uncharacterized protein LOC135644777 yields the protein MGMEGISHRKLHVNGINMHVAEKGDGPVVLFVHGFPELWYSWRHQIASLAARGYRAVAPDLRGYGDSDAPPSASAYTILHLVGDLVALIHALGQDQVFVVGHDWGAAVAWWLCMLRPDKVKALVNLSVPFSPRNPHRRTLDSLRAIFGDDHYMCRFQEHGATEAEFAQIETSLLIKKFLTYRKPEPIIVPKEKGFDGTLETPIALPTWLSEEDINYFASKFEKSGFTGGLNYYRCLDLNWELTAPWTGAQIKVPVKFIVGDLDLTYHSPGVQDYIHKGGFKKLVPFLQDVVVMEGVGHFINQERAHDISDHIYEFIKKF from the exons ATGGGAATGGAAGGGATCAGCCACCGGAAGCTGCACGTGAACGGCATCAACATGCACGTGGCCGAGAAGGGCGACGGCCCCGTCGTCCTCTTCGTCCACGGCTTCCCCGAGCTCTGGTATTCCTGGCGCCACCAGATCGCCTCCCTCGCCGCCCGCGGCTACCGCGCCGTCGCCCCCGACCTCCGCGGCTACGGCGACTCCGACGCCCCTCCCTCCGCCTCCGCCTACACCATACTCCAcctcgtcggcgacctcgtcgcccTCATCCACGCCCTCGGCCAGGACCAA GTGTTTGTGGTGGGGCACGATTGGGGCGCGGCCGTGGCGTGGTGGCTCTGCATGTTGCGGCCGGACAAGGTGAAGGCGCTGGTGAACTTGAGCGTGCCGTTTAGCCCTCGGAACCCTCACCGCAGGACGTTGGACTCGTTGAGGGCCATCTTTGGGGACGACCACTATATGTGCCGCTTCCAG GAACATGGGGCAACAGAAGCTGAATTTGCACAGATTGAGACTAGTTTGttgattaaaaagttcttaaCATATCGCAAGCCAGAACCTATTATTGTACCTAAGGAGAAAGGATTTGATGGTACTCTTGAAACTCCTATTGCCTTGCCTACATGGTTGTCAGAAGAAGATATAAACTATTTTGCTAGCAAATTTGAGAAGTCAGGCTTTACTGGAGGATTGAATTACTATCGGTGCTTGGACTT GAACTGGGAGCTCACAGCACCTTGGACTGGGGCCCAAATAAAGGTACCTGTGAAGTTTATTGTTGGGGATCTTGACTTGACATACCATTCGCCAGGTGTCCAAGACTACATACACAAGGGTGGTTTCAAGAAACTGGTTCCATTTCTTCAAGATGTGGTTGTGATGGAAGGAGTAGGCCACTTCATCAACCAGGAGAGGGCCCATGATATTTCTGATCACATATACGAGTTCATTAAGAAGTTCTAG